A stretch of the Capra hircus breed San Clemente chromosome 10, ASM170441v1, whole genome shotgun sequence genome encodes the following:
- the ATG12 gene encoding ubiquitin-like protein ATG12 has translation MAEEQESALLLPPSAAPEAEVPAEVSPETATPEPPSSAAVSPGTEEPVGDTKKKIDILLKAVGDTPIMKTKKWAVERTRTIQGLIDFIKKFLKLVASEQLFIYVNQSFAPSPDQEVGTLYECFGSDGKLVLHYCKSQAWG, from the exons ATGGCTGAGGAGCAAGAGTCTGCGCTGCTGCTCCCTCCCTCAGCTGCTCCCGAAGCTGAAGTGCCTGCCGAGGTCTCCCCAGAAACAGCCACTCCGGAGCCCCCTTCTTCTGCTGCAGTCTCTCCgggaacagaggaacctgtcggtgacaccaagaaaaaaa ttGACATTCTGCTAAAGGCTGTGGGAGACACTCctataatgaaaacaaagaaatgggCTGTGGAGCGAACCCGAACCATCCAAGGACTCATTGACTTCATCAAAAAGTTCCTTAAACTTGTGGCTTCGGAACAGTTG TTTATTTACGTGAATCAGTCCTTTGCCCCCTCCCCAGACCAGGAAGTTGGGACCCTCTATGAG tgtTTTGGCAGTGATGGTAAACTGGTCCTGCATTACTGCAAATCTCAAGCATGGGGATGA